One part of the Quercus lobata isolate SW786 chromosome 7, ValleyOak3.0 Primary Assembly, whole genome shotgun sequence genome encodes these proteins:
- the LOC115953266 gene encoding NADPH-dependent aldehyde reductase-like protein, chloroplastic produces the protein MAEAEHSSSSSPRLDGRVAIITGASRGLGRAIAIHLHSLGARVVLNYASSSTQADLLANELNATSTNLSQPQAIAVRADVSDPDQIKLLFDKAEQEFGSGIHILVNSAGVLDPKYPSLGNTTVEDWDTTFNTNTKGSFLCCREAVNRLKRGGGGRIIMISTSIVGGLLPGYASYAASKAAVETMTKIVAKELKGTGITANCVAPGPIATEMFFAGKTEETVNRIVDACPLGRLGEPKDITQLVGFLASDAGEWINGQIIRANGGFVIV, from the coding sequence ATGGCTGAAGCTGAACACAGTTCCTCATCATCTCCTCGACTTGACGGCCGAGTAGCAATCATAACCGGTGCCTCACGTGGTCTTGGCCGTGCTATAGCCATCCATCTCCACTCCCTTGGTGCAAGGGTTGTGCTAAATTATGCTTCAAGCTCAACACAAGCAGATCTTCTAGCAAATGAGCTCAATGCTACCTCAACCAACCTTTCACAACCTCAAGCAATTGCAGTTCGAGCAGATGTTTCAGACCCAGATCAGATCAAGCTACTCTTTGATAAAGCTGAACAAGAATTTGGTTCAGGAATCCATATCCTTGTAAACAGTGCTGGAGTGCTTGATCCAAAGTACCCAAGTTTGGGGAATACCACAGTGGAGGATTGGGATACAACATTTAATACTAACACAAAAGGTTCATTTCTGTGTTGTAGGGAAGCTGTGAATCGATTGAAACGTGGAGGTGGTGGAAGAATCATCATGATATCAACCTCAATAGTTGGAGGACTTCTACCAGGGTATGCATCTTATGCAGCCTCTAAAGCAGCCGTAGAGACAATGACAAAGATAGTGGCTAAGGAGCTCAAGGGTACTGGAATTACTGCCAATTGTGTTGCACCAGGGCCTATTGCAACTGAAATGTTTTTTGCTGGTAAAACTGAGGAAACAGTCAACAGGATTGTGGATGCTTGTCCTCTAGGCCGACTTGGAGAGCCCAAGGATATAACTCAGCTTGTTGGGTTTTTAGCTAGTGATGCTGGGGAGTGGATTAATGGTCAGATCATTAGggccaatggtggatttgttattgtttaa
- the LOC115953282 gene encoding LOW QUALITY PROTEIN: pentatricopeptide repeat-containing protein At4g13650-like (The sequence of the model RefSeq protein was modified relative to this genomic sequence to represent the inferred CDS: inserted 1 base in 1 codon) → MSMFLLTPLSFSYSLFHHFPRAFKYPTTLNLNLKHTSSKFNKYVRGNVSRKNLASFSSTAVSHVFDEFPQQQTYGSSEGIDLLHVMETRGIRANAQTYLWLLDGCYNSGSLLSAQKLHGKILKSGFDLENVLCDQIIDIYMGCGDLDGAVKVFDEMCDRSVSSWNKIINGFVVNKLSGRVLGLFQQMTAENVVPDEMTFAGVLRACGGGNVVFQYVHQIHARITYHGFGASTRVCNPLIDLYSKNGFIDSAKKIFDRLCLKDSVSWVAIMSGLSQNGHEIECISLFCQIQTSATAPTPYIFSSVLSACTKIELFEVGKQLHGLVFKVGFSSETYVCNALVTLYSRSGNFISAEXVFSTMRNRDEVSYNSLISGLAQRGSSDRALELFNKMQLDCLKPDCVTVASLLSACASVGSLYMGRQLHSYAIKSGMSSDIILEGSLLDLYVKCSDIDTASEFFLTTETENVVLWNVMLVAYGQLNNLSDSFEIFRQMQIEGMIPNQFTYPSILRTCTALGALDLGKQIHSQVIKTGFQLNVYVCSVLIYLYAKHGKLDTALGILRKLTEEDVVSWTAMIAGYVQHDMFAKALKLFEEMQNRGIQSDNIGFSSAISASAGIQALNQGQQIHAQSCVCGYSDDLSIGNALASLYARCGRIEEAYLAFKKIDDKDNISWNALISGFAQSGYCEEALQVFTQMKKATVEFDLFTFISAVSAAAKIANTKQGKQIHAMIIKTGYDSEIEVSNVLVTLYAKCGIIDDAKREFHAMAEKNEVSWNAMITGYSQHGFGNEALDFFQEMKKLGVMPNHVTFVGVLSACSHAGMVNEGLGYFDSMRKEHGLVPKPEHYVCVVDLLGRAGFLSHTRKFIEDMPIKPDALIWRTLLSACVVHKNMEIGEFAACHLLELEPQDSATYVLLSNIYAVTGKWDSRDRTRQRMKNMGVKKEPGRSWIEIKNSVHAFSVGDRLHPLADKIYEYLGDLNKQAANIGYVQDRYALLNDIEQGHKDPTIYIHSEKLAITFGLLSLSNSIPIHVIKNLRVCNDCHNWIKYVSKISNRAIVVRDAYRFHHFEGGTCSCRDYW, encoded by the exons ATGTCCATGTTTCTTCTCACACCACTTTCCTTCTCGTATTCCTTATTCCATCACTTCCCGCGTGCATTCAAATACCCCACcactctcaatctcaatctcaaaCACACTTCTTCAAAGTTCAATAAG TATGTTCGTGGGAATGTCAGTAGAAAGAATTTAGCTAGTTTTAGCAGCACTGCCGTATCTCATGTGTTCGACGAATTTCCACAACAACAAACTTATGGGAGCTCGGAGGGAATTGATCTTCTTCATGTCATGGAAACGCGTGGAATTCGTGCCAATGCTCAGACCTATCTATGGCTTTTAGATGGCTGTTACAATTCTGGGTCTTTATTAAGTGCTCAGAAGCTTCATGGGAAGATTTTGAAGTCGGGTTTTGATTTGGAAAACGTTTTGTGTGACCAAATTATTGATATTTACATGGGGTGCGGTGATTTAGATGGTGCAGTTAAGGTTTTTGATGAAATGTGTGACAGAAGTGTGTCTTCAtggaataaaattattaatgGTTTTGTGGTGAACAAGTTGAGTGGTCGGGTATTGGGTCTTTTTCAGCAAATGACAGCCGAGAATGTGGTTCCAGATGAAATGACATTTGCTGGAGTCTTAAGGGCATGTGGTGGCGGTAATGTTGTTTTCCAGTATGTGCATCAGATTCATGCTAGGATTACTTATCATGGTTTTGGTGCTAGTACGCGTGTATGTAATCCATTGATTGATTTGTATTCAAAAAATGGGTTTATAGATTCTGCTAAAAAGATCTTTGATAGATTATGTTTGAAGGATAGTGTTTCTTGGGTGGCAATAATGTCAGGCTTATCACAGAATGGACATGAGATAGAATGTATTTCCCTGTTCTGCCAGATACAGACATCAGCAACTGCCCCTACTCCTTATATCTTTTCAAGTGTTCTAAGTGCCTGCACCAAGATAGAGTTATTTGAGGTGGGCAAGCAGCTTCATGGCCTTGTTTTTAAGGTGGGATTTTCATCAGAAACATATGTGTGCAACGCTCTTGTGACATTGTATTCACGCTCAGGAAACTTTATATCTGCGG CAGTTTTCAGCACAATGCGAAACAGGGATGAGGTTTCATATAATTCACTCATCTCAGGGCTTGCTCAGCGTGGGTCTAGTGATAGAGCTCTGGAATTGTTTAATAAAATGCAGCTTGATTGCTTGAAACCAGATTGCGTGACAGTTGCAAGTTTGTTGAGTGCATGTGCATCTGTTGGATCTCTTTATATGGGAAGACAGCTCCACTCATATGCAATTAAAAGTGGAATGTCTTCAGATATTATTCTTGAAGGTTCTCTACTGGATCTTTATGTGAAATGCTCAGATATAGATACTGCCAGTGAATTTTTCCTTACAACAGAGACTGAAAATGTGGTCCTATGGAATGTGATGCTAGTCGCTTATGGGCAGTTAAATAATTTGAGTGATTCATTTGAGATATTTAGACAGATGCAGATTGAAGGCATGATACCCAATCAATTCACTTATCCTAGTATACTGAGGACTTGTACTGCTTTGGGAGCTCTTGATCTAGGAAAGCAGATTCATAGTCAAGTTATAAAGACTGGCTTTCAGCTCAATGTGTATGTCTGCAGTGTGCTTATTTATTTGTATGCTAAGCATGGAAAACTTGACACTGCCCTGGGAATCCTCAGAAAACTCACTGAGGAAGATGTTGTCTCTTGGACAGCTATGATTGCAGGCTATGTGCAACATGATATGTTTGCCAAAGCTCTTAAACTTTTTGAAGAAATGCAAAATCGAGGGATCCAATCTGATAATATTGGATTTTCAAGTGCAATCAGTGCAAGTGCCGGTATTCAAGCACTCAATCAAGGACAACAAATTCATGCTCAATCTTGTGTCTGTGGTTACTCAGATGATCTTTCAATTGGTAATGCACTTGCTAGTCTTTATGCTAGATGTGGTAGAATAGAAGAAGCATACTTAGCATTCAAGAAAATTGATGATAAAGATAATATATCATGGAATGCATTGATATCAGGATTTGCACAGAGTGGGTACTGTGAGGAAGCACTGCAGGTATTTACTCAAATGAAAAAAGCTACAGTAGAATTTGATTTATTCACATTTATCTCTGCAGTTAGTGCAGCTGCCAAAATAGCAAATACTAAACAAGGGAAGCAGATCCATGCTATGATTATCAAAACTGGTTATGATTCAGAAATTGAGGTTTCTAATGTTTTAGTCACGTTGTATGCCAAGTGTGGTATCATAGATGATGCCAAAAGAGAGTTTCATGCAATGGCTGAAAAAAATGAGGTTTCTTGGAATGCCATGATTACAGGCTATTCTCAACATGGATTTGGTAATGAAGCACTCGATTTTTTCCAGGAGATGAAAAAGCTTGGTGTGATGCCAAACCATGTTACCTTTGTGGGAGTTTTGTCAGCCTGTAGCCATGCAGGTATGGTGAATGAGGGGCTTGGCTACTTTGACTCAATGAGAAAAGAGCATGGCTTAGTGCCTAAACCTGAGCATTACGTATGTGTTGTGGATCTTCTTGGTCGGGCTGGTTTTTTGAGTCATACAAGGAAATTTATAGAGGATATGCCAATTAAACCTGATGCTCTGATTTGGAGGACCCTCTTAAGTGCTTGTGTAGTTcataaaaacatggaaattggAGAGTTTGCTGCCTGTCATCTACTAGAATTAGAACCTCAAGACTCAGCCACTTATGTTctcttatcaaatatatatgcAGTGACTGGAAAATGGGACTCTAGGGATAGGACAAGGCAAAGGATGAAAAATATGGGTGTGAAGAAAGAGCCTGGCCGTAGCTGGATTGAAATTAAGAACTCAGTTCATGCCTTTTCTGTTGGTGACCGTCTCCACCCACTAGCGGATAAGATATATGAATACTTAGGAGATTTGAATAAACAAGCAGCTAATATTGGTTATGTGCAGGACCGGTATGCCCTTTTGAATGATATAGAGCAAGGCCATAAGGATCCAACAATATATATTCATAGTGAGAAGTTAGCAATTACTTTTGGACTCCTTAGTTTGTCTAATTCAATTCCCATACATGTGATTAAGAATCTTCGTGTCTGTAATGATTGCCATAATTGGATTAAGTATGTGTCAAAGATTTCAAATCGAGCTATTGTAGTAAGGGATGCATATCGTTTTCATCATTTTGAAGGTGGTACCTGTTCATGTAGAGATTACTGGTAA